One part of the Raphanus sativus cultivar WK10039 chromosome 7, ASM80110v3, whole genome shotgun sequence genome encodes these proteins:
- the LOC108814835 gene encoding LOW QUALITY PROTEIN: ATPase 9, plasma membrane-type (The sequence of the model RefSeq protein was modified relative to this genomic sequence to represent the inferred CDS: inserted 1 base in 1 codon), which produces MAAGKDSSWDDIKNEGIDLEKIPIEEVFTQLRCTREGLTSDEGHTRLEIFGPNKLEEKKESKVLKFLGFMWNPLSWVMELAAIMAIALANGGGRPPDWQDFVGITVLLIINSTISFIEENNAGNAAAALMAGLAPKTKLLRDGKWSEQEAAILVPGDIISIKLGDIVPADGRLLEGDPLKIDQSALTGESLPVTKNPGQEVYSGSTCKQGELEAIVIATGVHTFFGKAAHLVDSTNQEGHFQKVLTAIGNFCICSIAIGMIIEIVVMYPIQHRSYRDGIDNLLVLLIGGIPIAMPTVLSVTMAIGSHRLSQQGAITKRMTAIEEMAGMDVLCSDKTGTLTLNKLTVDKSMVEVFVKDLDKEQLMVNAARASRVENQDAIDACIVGMLGDPREAREGITEVHFFPFNPVDKRTAITYIDARGNWHRVSKGAPEQIIELCNLREDAKKRAHDIIDKFADRGLRSLAVGRQTVSEKDKNSPGEPWEFLGLLPLFDPPRHDSAETIRRALDLGVNVKMITGDQLAIGKETGRRLGMGTNMYPSSALLGQDKDESISSVPVDELIEMADGFAGVFPGKTIXKKNYLKIVLLMASCIYSSIKICFICLDLEHKYEIVKRLQEMKHICGMTGDGVNDAPALKRADIGIAVADATDAARSASDIVLTEPGLSVIVSAVLTSRAIFQRMKNYTIYAVSITIRVVMGFMLLALIWKYDFSPFMVLVIAILNDGTIMTISKDRVKPSPLPDSWKLKEIFATGVVLGTYLAVMTVVFFWAVESTDFFSAKFGVRSISGNPHELTSAIYLQVSIISQALIFVTRSRSWSYAERPGFWLIFAFFLAQLVATLIAVYANWGFARIRGTGWGWAGVIWLYSLVTYIPLDILKFIIRYALSGRAWDNVIENKTAFTSKKDYGKGEREAQWAQAQRTLHGLQPAQPSEMFNDKSTYRELSEIADQAKRRAEVARLRERHTLKGHVESVVKQKGLDIEAIQQHYTL; this is translated from the exons atggcGGCAGGGAAAGATTCTAGCTGGGACGATATCAAGAACGAAGGCATCGATCTC GAGAAAATACCAATAGAGGAGGTGTTTACGCAGCTGAGATGTACAAGGGAAGGACTTACAAGCGACGAAGGCCATACTCGTCTCGAGATCTTCGGTCCTAACAAGCTCGAAGAGAAAAAG GAGAGCAAGGTTTTGAAGTTCTTAGGGTTTATGTGGAACCCTCTCTCATGGGTCATGGAGTTAGCTGCTATCATGGCTATCGCTTTGGCCAACGGAGGA GGAAGGCCACCGGATTGGCAAGATTTCGTGGGTATCACGGTTCTTCTTATCATTAACTCTACCATTAGCTTCATCGAAGAAAACAACGCCGGAAACGCAGCCGCCGCTTTGATGGCCGGTCTAGCTCCCAAAACCAAA CTTCTGAGAGATGGCAAGTGGAGCGAGCAAGAGGCAGCTATATTGGTTCCTGGAGACATCATCAGCATCAAACTAGGCGACATTGTTCCAGCAGATGGTCGTCTCCTGGAAGGTGATCCTCTCAAGATTGATCAATCTGCTCTCACTGGTGAATCTTTACCAGTAACCAAGAACCCTGGCCAAGAAGTTTACTCTGGCTCCACCTGCAAACAAGGAGAGTTAGAAGCCATTGTGATCGCCACTGGGGTTCACACTTTCTTCGGCAAAGCAGCTCATCTAGTAGACAGCACAAACCAAGAAGGCCACTTCCAGAAAGTGCTGACTGCTATTGGTAACTTCTGCATCTGCTCCATCGCCATAGGTATGATCATTGAGATCGTTGTCATGTACCCTATCCAGCACCGTTCTTATAGAGACGGTATCGACAACCTTCTGGTGCTTCTCATCGGAGGTATCCCTATTGCAATGCCGACGGTTCTGTCTGTCACCATGGCCATTGGATCTCACCGTCTCTCCCAACAAGGAGCTATCACAAAGAGAATGACAGCTATTGAAGAGATGGCTGGTATGGATGTTTTGTGCAGTGACAAGACTGGAACTCTTACACTCAACAAGCTTACTGTTGACAAGAGTATGGTTGAGGTTTTTGTCAAAGACTTGGACAAGGAACAGCTTATGGTGAATGCAGCAAGAGCTTCTAGAGTTGAGAACCAGGATGCTATTGATGCTTGCATTGTGGGAATGCTTGGAGATCCAAGAGAAGCAAGAGAGGGCATCACTGAAGTCCATTTCTTTCCTTTTAACCCTGTGGACAAGCGTACTGCTATCACTTATATTGATGCTAGAGGAAACTGGCACCGTGTCAGCAAAGGAGCACCAGagcaa ATCATTGAGCTCTGTAACCTTAGAGAGGATGCAAAGAAGAGAGCTCATGACATCATTGACAAGTTTGCTGACAGAGGACTTCGTTCTCTTGCTGTTGGTAGACAG ACTGTCTCTGAGAAAGACAAGAACAGCCCTGGAGAGCCATGGGAGTTTCTTGGTCTGTTACCTCTGTTTGACCCTCCAAGACATGACAGTGCAGAGACGATCAGGCGTGCACTTGACCTTGGTGTCAATGTAAAGATGATCACTGGTGACCAGCTCGCCATTGGTAAGGAAACTGGTCGTAGGCTCGGTATGGGCACAAACATGTATCCTTCTTCTGCTCTACTTGGACAGGACAAGGATGAATCTATATCTAGTGTTCCTGTTGATGAACTCATCGAGATGGCTGATGGATTCGCCGGTGTCTTCCCTggtaaaacaa aaaaaaaaaactatttaaaaattgtcCTCTTAATGGCTTCATGTATTTATTCATCAATAAAAATCTGTTTTATCTGTCTTGATTTAGAACACAAGTATGAGATTGTGAAGAGGCTCCAGGAGATGAAGCACATATGTGGCATGACTGGTGATGGAGTGAACGATGCTCCAGCTCTCAAGAGAGCTGACATTGGAATAGCTGTTGCTGATGCGACTGATGCAGCGAGAAGTGCATCTGACATTGTACTAACCGAGCCAGGTCTAAGTGTCATAGTTAGTGCTGTACTAACGAGCAGAGCCATCTTCCAGAGAATGAAGAACTACACAATCTATGCAGTTTCCATCACAATCCGTGTAGTCATGGGCTTTATGCTTCTTGCACTCATATGGAAGTATGACTTCTCACCGTTCATGGTGTTGGTAATAGCGATCCTGAATGATGGTACTATCATGACCATATCGAAGGACAGAGTAAAGCCTTCTCCACTTCCTGATTCATGGAAACTCAAAGAGATATTTGCCACTGGTGTTGTTCTTGGCACATACCTTGCAGTGATGACTGTCGTTTTCTTCTGGGCTGTAGAGAGCACTGACTTCTTCTCG GCAAAGTTTGGGGTGAGATCTATTAGTGGCAATCCACACGAGCTCACGTCAGCTATATACCTCCAAGTTAGTATTATTAGCCAGGCGCTTATATTTGTCACAAGGTCACGTAGCTGGTCATATGCTGAACGTCCTGGCTTCTGGTTAATCTTTGCCTTTTTCTTAGCTCAGCTG GTTGCTACTCTCATTGCCGTGTATGCAAACTGGGGTTTTGCAAGAATCAGAGGTACTGGGTGGGGATGGGCAGGAGTTATCTGGTTATACAGTTTAGTTACTTACATCCCTTTGGATATCCTCAAGTTCATCATCAGATATGCACTAAGTGGTAGAGCTTGGGATAATGTCATTGAGAACAAG ACCGCTTTCACGTCAAAGAAAGACTATGGAAAGGGAGAGAGGGAAGCACAATGGGCGCAAGCTCAACGTACCCTTCACGGATTGCAACCTGCTCAGCCCTCAGAGATGTTCAATGATAAGAGCACTTACAGAGAACTTTCAGAGATAGCAGATCAGGCCAAGAGACGAGCTGAAGTCGCAAG GTTAAGAGAACGTCATACCTTGAAAGGTCACGTGGAATCAGTGGTGAAGCAGAAAGGACTTGACATAGAGGCTATCCAGCAACACTACACCCTGTGA
- the LOC108817705 gene encoding uncharacterized protein LOC108817705 — MTMDWFSWLSRTNLEDTLIYEYGLSFSHNELEFEDIAYFNHEFLQSMGISIAKHRLEILKLARRDKKPSPLTARSISRVLIAIRKTGKCFSEYVRAWIRREESSSRALVVVPRSGGNGRWKGALMKRSKRSVTPSNGKEERLLLTNGTPCRLESFSSSTVVFDYGLKEEKEEEIKWDSMFQNLKPT; from the coding sequence ATGACAATGGATTGGTTCTCATGGCTATCAAGAACGAATCTCGAAGACACGCTCATCTACGAGTACGGCCTCTCCTTCTCCCACAACGAGCTCGAGTTCGAAGACATAGCTTACTTCAACCACGAGTTCCTCCAGAGCATGGGAATCTCCATCGCCAAACACCGCCTCGAGATCCTCAAGCTCGCTCGGAGAGACAAGAAACCGTCTCCGCTCACCGCTCGTTCGATTTCGAGAGTCCTGATCGCGATCAGGAAGACTGGGAAGTGCTTCTCCGAGTACGTCAGGGCGTGGATCCGACGCGAGGAGTCGTCGTCGAGGGCTCTGGTGGTCGTGCCGAGAAGCGGCGGGAACGGGAGATGGAAAGGCGCTTTGATGAAGAGGAGCAAGAGATCCGTGACGCCGAGCAACGGCAAGGAAGAGAGGCTTCTGCTGACAAACGGGACTCCGTGTAGGCTCGAAAGCTTCTCGAGTTCTACGGTGGTTTTCGATTACGGTTTGaaagaggagaaagaagaagagatcaagTGGGATTCTATGTTTCAAAATCTGAAACCTACTTGA
- the LOC108817704 gene encoding protein NUCLEAR FUSION DEFECTIVE 4 produces MPKLVEKTGSRPPWVGLAAAVWVQMSAGNASTFALYSAALKSVLGFNQQQVTILGVACDLGENMGLLPGYASNKLAPWAMLLIGVSSCFLGYGVLWLSVSQIVNGLPFWLLFVALVVATNSSSWFGTASLVTNMRNFPVSRGTVAGLLKGLTGISGAAFTVLFSVLLHHSASDLLLFLTVGIPVLCLSVMYFIRPCIPATGEDPSEPLYLAFLLGTSIVLAAYLVVTTVVSEVYSLPSILRYVLVAVMVLFLFSPLAVPIKMTLFRSNVKTGSSDNLAKEEGESTTQEEPLLITSTSDSNLLGSLFEGDDDDMEVLLAQGEGAVKKKRKPRRGEDFKVGQVFVKADFWLLWFTYFLGMGSGVTVSNNLAQIGFAFGIKDTTILLCLFSFFNFIGRLASGAISEHFVKSRTLPRTVWMGVAQLVMVFAFLISAMAIDHTIYVATALIGIGMGFQFLSIATISELFGLRHFGINYNVILLGNPIGATIFSALLAGYIYDREAEKQGNPTCVGPDCFRETFLVLAGVCGLGTLLSVILTVRIRPVYQALYASGSFRLQPQSAGH; encoded by the exons ATGCCGAAGCTGGTTGAGAAAACGGGAAGCCGACCACCGTGGGTGGGGTTAGCAGCCGCCGTATGGGTTCAGATGTCGGCGGGAAACGCTTCAACTTTCGCTCTCTACTCCGCCGCTCTCAAATCGGTTCTAGGGTTTAACCAGCAACAGGTGACGATCCTCGGCGTGGCCTGTGATCTCGGGGAGAACATGGGTCTACTTCCAGGTTACGCAAGCAACAAGCTTGCTCCCTGGGCGATGCTCCTCATCGGCGTCTCCTCTTGTTTCCTCGGTTACGGCGTCCTCTGGCTCTCCGTCTCCCAAATCGTTAACGGCTTGCCTTTCTGGCTG CTGTTCGTAGCTCTGGTTGTGGCAACTAACAGTAGCTCATGGTTCGGCACGGCGTCTCTTGTGACCAATATGAGGAACTTTCCTGTGAGCCGAGGCACTGTGGCGGGACTTCTCAAAGGCTTAACTGGGATCAGCGGTGCAGCTTTCACCGTCTTGTTCAGCGTCTTGCTTCACCATTCCGCTTCTGATTTGCTTCTGTTTCTCACCGTTGGTATCCCGGTTCTGTGTTTGTCTGTTATGTATTTCATCCGTCCCTGTATTCCCGCCACCGGTGAAGACCCTTCCGAGCCTCTGTATTTGGCTTTTCTCCTCGGGACGAGTATCGTTCTCGCTGCTTATCTCGTTGTGACGACTGTCGTTAGCGAGGTGTATTCACTGCCGAGTATACTTAGATACGTTCTTGTGGCTGTCATGGTGTTGTTTTTGTTCTCTCCTCTTGCGGTTCCCATCAAGATGACACTCTTCCGTTCCAATGTCAAGACGGGTTCTTCGGATAATCTAGCTAAAGAGGAAGGTGAGTCAACAACACAGGAGGAGCCGCTGCTGATAACTTCTACCTCGGATTCAAACCTCCTGGGGTCTCTCTTcgaaggagatgatgatgatatggaAGTACTTCTTGCTCAAGGAGAAGGTGCGGttaagaagaagaggaagcctAGAAGAGGCGAGGATTTCAAGGTTGGTCAAGTCTTCGTCAAGGCTGATTTCTGGCTCCTTTGGTTTACCTATTTCCTAGGCATGGGTTCAGGTGTTACGGTCTCAAACAACTTGGCACAGATCGGATTCGCTTTTGGTATCAAGGACACAACAATACTCCTCTGCCTCTTCAGCTTCTTCAACTTCATAGGCCGTCTCGCTTCAGGTGCCATATCTGAGCACTTTGTCAAGTCAAGAACGCTTCCAAGAACAGTGTGGATGGGAGTGGCACAGCTAGTTATGGTGTTCGCATTCCTCATCTCCGCCATGGCCATCGACCACACCATCTACGTGGCGACTGCTCTTATCGGGATAGGCATGGGGTTTCAGTTCTTATCGATCGCCACAATATCGGAGCTGTTTGGTCTCAGACATTTTGGGATAAACTACAACGTGATACTCTTGGGAAACCCGATAGGAGCCACCATATTCTCGGCCCTTCTTGCGGGATACATCTACGACAGGGAAGCGGAGAAGCAAGGGAATCCCACCTGCGTTGGTCCTGATTGCTTCAGGGAAACGTTCTTGGTTCTAGCCGGAGTTTGTGGCCTTGGAACTCTGCTTTCTGTTATATTGACTGTGAGAATCCGACCCGTCTATCAAGCTCTCTATGCGTCTGGCTCATTCAGGTTGCAGCCCCAATCAGCCGGTCATTGA
- the LOC108834513 gene encoding uncharacterized protein LOC108834513: protein MSGENWTHVAMSDDSLVADALLQLRHSEPTKKSDASLVKLKWSVRQRRSRKGDQTRASPTTPLSLSDATSLSGGGGVTTVEGLDESSATVKPFETFRSKVSQTCVITTTTLFKRSRKKKTLAELKGEEVMLLKESKGLKNELARMRDLVEEQRTRNNALKKMKAESQSAVSCKRAFQQGSSFLLPDLNMPLDSDMSPEVIC from the exons ATGTCAGGCGAAAACTGGACTCACGTGGCCATGTCTGACGACTCGTTGGTGGCCGACGCGCTGCTTCAGCTCCGTCACTCTGAACCGACGAAGAAGAGCGACGCATCTCTCGTCAAGCTCAAGTGGAGCGTCCGTCAACGTAGATCAAGAAAAGGAGACCAAACGCGAGCCAGCCCCACCACTCCTCTTTCCTTGAGCGACGCCACGTCTCTCAGCGGCGGTGGCGGTGTCACCACCGTGGAAGGCCTTGACGAGTCCAGCGCCACCGTAAAACCATTTGAGACCTTTAGATCTAAG GTTTCTCAAACGTGtgtaataacaacaacaactcttttcaagagatcaaggaagaaaaag ACTTTGGCGGAGCTTAAAGGTGAGGAAGTCATGCTCTTGAAGGAAAGCAAAGGCCTGAAAAAT GAATTAGCACGTATGCGCGATTTGGTCGAGGAACAAAGAACAAGAAACAACGCTCTAAAGAAGATGAAG GCTGAATCACAATCTGCCGTGTCCTGCAAACGTGCTTTCCAACAAGGCTCCTCCTTTTTGCTCCCTGACCTAAACATGCCACTAGATTCAGACATGAGCCCAGAAGTTATATGCTGA